A window of the Cryptococcus depauperatus CBS 7841 chromosome 5, complete sequence genome harbors these coding sequences:
- a CDS encoding ATP-dependent RNA helicase DBP7 has product MADDIELNFAVPTGAVRQIIPRKSGRWTDKLKAKRDARDAFKTFKTDTAPSHAFKTTNIQPSGTVSKPTVKEKTPLKSQPTPIDFRASTPIGLPSSAGHPSPALEPQMLKPNAHSSVAKSNTKSSMKHRATPSDAFSTPPLPSSEAGPSRQSSERARNPQIISSLFTSGSLPGVKGSTLPEVPAGVPSNAPMDTTTFQGLGLDKLLIRHLKNKMNVEKPTGIQRNCLPYMLSSPLNPDKQAGDESRHEESPRDVLIQAQTGSGKTLAYLLPIVQTLLPLSRLSYIDRSIGTLAIILAPTRELAQQISKVLEQLLHMSLGAERGSSVCEDDEKPFTRWLVSGLLTGGSTRTHEKARLRKGVPILVSTPGRLLDHLQNTMSFQCAKTMFLVLDEADRVMDLGFEETITGIIKALEGRRRNEINIEKEMDEEGGGTMRWPFWYRGRQNILCSATIDAKVERLAGAALRDPIVFRAEEDKTNSDSKTKSGKDDIVTQALQASQAVIIPQESEEKFTPPSQLSQRYILLPTKIRLVTLVALLRSLISKIKGDVNANGTKIMVFLSSTDAVDFHWKLLGGVQMGQPEEVSEEDTVEGGAGESDEGTDLNDQAKPKKTKPSSRSKPTDEPISLTSPLFPCTTIHRLHGSLPLRTRLSSLNAFAATSTQPSILLATSVASRGLDLPLVRAVVQYDLPTEGSINEYVHRVGRTARAGKGGEAWAFVGPSEEGWVSWAESKMGVAEGKGGVTLHQVAVEDVLKKGFGGKSYEFERRATEVQSSFEKWVLKSEQNANLARKAFASFVRAYSTHPLEEKRFFHIKSLHLGHLAKAFALREAPAKLASAIVGGKSQTTKTNFTSSVTVLPGKRKRETDPDDDEAAKGGKELTARNETERRMYEAVRKQGRTLKSGGKLGVFSGKADKDTGAGGEFHVVNHRELEKLISKNTLIQAEPYWIPYQDANSHKLGFHGVPIETTTIEQIQEYS; this is encoded by the exons atgGCTGATGATATTGAACTCAACTTTGCGGTTCCTACTGGTGCTGTTAGACAAATCATCCCCAGAAAGAGTGGTAGATGGACAGATAA gttgaaagcaaaaagagacGCACGAGATGCTTTCAAAACCTTCAAGACTGATACTGCTCCTTCTCACGCTTTCAAAACTACCAATATACAGCCATCTGGTACTGTCTCCAAACCAACTGTCAAGGAGAAGACACCTTTGAAATCTCAGCCTACACCGATTGATTTCCGAGCCTCGACACCAATCGGTTTGCCAAGCTCTGCTGGTCATCCTTCCCCAGCATTGGAGCCTCAGATGTTAAAACCGAACGCTCATAGCTCAGtagcaaaatcaaacacCAAATCCTCAATGAAACATCGAGCTACTCCTTCAGATGCTTTTTCGACACCTCCATTACCTTCTTCTGAAGCGGGACCATCGCGGCAATCCtcagaaagagcaagaaatCCCCAAATAATTTCTTCCCTATTCACATCTGGTTCTCTTCCTGGCGTCAAGGGCTCTACTTTGCCCGAGGTACCTGCCGGTGTGCCTTCAAATGCCCCAATGGACACCACAACCTTCCAGGGATTGGGGCTTGATAAACTCCTTATTAGACACTTAAAGAACAAAATGAATGTGGAGAAGCCCACAGGCATCCAAAGAAACTGTTTACCCTACATGTTGTCATCTCCTCTTAACCCGGACAAGCAGGCTGGAGACGAGAGTCGGCATGAAGAGTCTCCCCGAGATGTTCTGATTCAAGCACAGACGGGGTCTGGTAAAACCCTTGCCTATCTCCTTCCCATAGTGCAGACTCTACTGCCATTATCCCGCTTATCGTATATCGATCGGTCTATAGGTACGCTAGCAATCATTCTCGCTCCTACTCGAGAACTTGCGCAGCAAATATCAAAAGTGCTAGAACAACTGTTACATATGTCATTAGGAGCAGAACGTGGAAGCAGCGTTTGCGAAGATGACGAGAAACCGTTCACGAGATGGCTAGTTTCGGGATTGTTGACCGGCGGGTCGACTCGAACACACGAGAAGGCAAGACTGAGAAAAGGTGTGCCAATTTTGGTCTCTACACCTGGTCGTTTACTCGACCATTTGCAGAATACCATGTCTTTTCAATGCGCCAAGACAATGTTCTTAGTTCTGGACGAAGCAGACCGGGTTATGGATCTTGGATTCGAGGAAACGATCACTGGAATCATCAAGGCACTTGAAGGTAGAAGGAGAAATGAAATCAAcattgagaaagagatggatgaagagggtGGAGGTACAATGCGTTGGCCGTTTTGGTACAGGGGCCGACAAAATATCTTGTGTTCAGCTACCATTGACGCTAAAGTTGAGAGATTAGCTGGTGCCGCGCTCCGAGACCCTATAGTCTTTCGAGcggaagaagacaagacaaATTCCGACTCGAAAACGAAAAGCGGCAAAGACGACATCGTTACACAAGCTCTGCAAGCATCACAAGCTGTAATCATTCCCCAGGAATCTGAAGAGAAATTCACTCCTCCTTCTCAGCTTTCGCAAAGATATATCCTGCTCCCTACCAAAATTCGCCTTGTGACTCTTGTGGCGCTCTTGCGTTCGCTTATCTCTAAAATCAAGGGCGACGTGAATGCAAATGGAACCAAAATCATGGTTTTTCTCAGTTCCACTGATGCTGTTGATTTTCATTGGAAGTTACTAGGAGGAGTGCAAATGGGACAACCTGAGGAGGtttcagaagaagatacTGTAGAGGGAGGAGCTGGAGAGAGTGATGAAGGGACAGATTTGAATGATCAAGCCAAACccaaaaagacaaagccAAGCTCTAGATCTAAGCCAACAGACGAACCGATCTCGTTAACCTCTCCACTCTTCCCCTGTACTACTATACATCGATTACATGGCTCGCTTCCCCTCCGTACCCGTCTGTCTTCACTGAACGCCTTTGCAGCAACCTCTACCCAGCCTTCCATCCTTCTCGCGACATCAGTCGCTTCTCGAGGTCTTGATTTGCCACTTGTCCGTGCCGTTGTTCAATATGACCTCCCCACCGAAGGAAGTATCAACGAATACGTACACAGAGTCGGCCGTACAGCTCGTGCTGGTAAGGGGGGTGAAGCTTGGGCGTTTGTTGGGCCTAGCGAGGAGGGTTGGGTTAGTTGGGCGGAAAGCAAGATGGGCGTAGCTGAAGGGAAAGGGGGTGTTACGCTCCATCAAGTTGCAGTCgaagatgttttgaaaaaaggTTTTGGAGGCAAATCGTATGagtttgagagaagagCTACAGAAGTTCAAAGTagttttgagaaatggGTTTTGAAATCCGAGCAG AACGCCAATTTAGCCCGGAAagcttttgcatctttcGTTCGCGCTTACTCAACTCATccattggaagaaaagagattcTTCCACATTAAATCCCTTCATCTCGGTCATTTAGCCAAAGCTTTTGCTTTGCGAGAAGCTCCTGCTAAATTAGCTAGCGCGATTGTTGGTGGCAAGTCTCAAAcaacaaagacaaattTTACTTCTAGCGTTACCGTTCTGCCAGGCAAGAGGAAAAGGGAAACGGATcctgatgatgatgaagcagCTAAGGGCGGGAAGGAGTTGACAGCGAGAAATGAAACCGAGAGAAGGATGTACGAGGCTGTTAGGAAACAAGGTAGAACACTCAAGAGTGGCGGGAAGCTTGGTGTGTTTTCTGGAAAGGCAGACAAAGATACTGGTGCTGGGGGAGAATTTCACGTGGTCAACCATAGAGAGCTGGAAAAGCTTATCTCAAAGAA TACGCTGATACAAGCAGAGCCATACTGGATACCT TATCAAGATGCCAACAGCCATAAACTAGGCTTTCATGGGGTTCCTATTGA AACGACAACCATTGAACAGATACAAGAATACTCTTAG